A section of the Pseudomonadota bacterium genome encodes:
- a CDS encoding TonB-dependent receptor — translation MLVSVVAIATAPARTFAEGDEVVELDAGAGEDDAYETVVHGRPRRATDETTALAETLDVGDETRRFGTVSDALAPAVGVNVRSLGGPGSFGGASIRGSSSNQVPVYLDGVQLNAGGFDTVDLGALGLDAIDRIEIYRGHVPPSLPAAGIGGAIVLRTKEFERPYSELAASYGSFGLARLLALHANRVGGTRGLALVSASGAEGDFPYLDRNGTLHTTADDVVRRRRNNAHVATEALIKVDGEAGPLSWILADDFGVKRQGIPGAESLPSRRASLRTLRNAASAAAELRLDENVALAGTASYLVLTDELVDPLDEVGVGAGRTASRADAAGGGLALEVGATRRHAFAIRVDGRYERFAFADTGGIAVPAPARRVTTGAALSDEWTPAPWFLLVPALRLEHRASSFGGGDIPGHADTMPAARSSDVTVQPSLGARADVGRGFAVRLNVGRYVRAPDLGELYADRGMTVGNPELRPEVAWSADAGVSWQTENAGVLDVGRLEIAGFASAVRDLVVWVQNSQSTVRAENVGSAEIAGMEASGRVLLGDFVSIEANYTWLHAINRTDAPYLDGRRLPGRPVHELWARVELSDSFGAFAARISADVAYSGLTYLDQANLKDAGLGTALMGLAIGVTRIPERLELTLEARNLLDTISVEDRRGRQRPISDFEGYPLPGRTLIATLRWRN, via the coding sequence ATGCTCGTCTCCGTCGTCGCGATCGCGACGGCTCCGGCGCGCACCTTCGCCGAGGGAGACGAGGTCGTCGAGCTCGACGCAGGCGCCGGCGAGGACGACGCGTACGAGACTGTCGTGCACGGGCGCCCGCGGCGCGCGACGGACGAGACGACCGCGCTCGCCGAGACGCTCGACGTCGGGGACGAGACGCGGCGGTTCGGCACCGTGAGCGACGCGCTCGCCCCAGCGGTCGGCGTAAATGTCCGCTCGCTCGGCGGGCCGGGCTCGTTCGGCGGCGCGAGCATCCGCGGTTCGTCCTCCAACCAGGTGCCGGTCTACCTCGACGGCGTGCAGCTCAACGCGGGCGGCTTCGACACGGTCGACCTCGGGGCGCTCGGCCTCGACGCGATCGATCGCATCGAGATCTACCGCGGCCACGTCCCGCCGTCGCTCCCGGCGGCCGGCATCGGCGGGGCGATCGTGCTCAGGACGAAGGAGTTCGAGCGGCCGTACTCCGAGCTGGCGGCGAGCTACGGCTCGTTCGGGTTGGCCCGCCTCCTCGCGCTGCACGCCAACCGCGTGGGCGGCACGCGGGGGCTCGCCCTCGTCTCGGCGTCGGGCGCGGAGGGCGACTTCCCGTACCTCGACAGGAACGGCACGCTGCACACGACGGCGGACGACGTCGTCCGGCGTCGGCGCAACAACGCGCACGTCGCCACGGAGGCGTTGATCAAGGTGGACGGCGAGGCCGGGCCGCTCTCCTGGATCCTCGCCGACGACTTCGGCGTCAAGCGGCAGGGGATCCCGGGCGCGGAGAGCCTGCCGTCCCGGCGGGCGTCGCTGCGCACCCTGCGCAACGCGGCGAGCGCGGCGGCCGAGCTGAGGCTCGACGAGAACGTCGCGCTCGCGGGGACGGCGTCGTACCTCGTCCTCACCGACGAGCTCGTCGATCCGCTGGACGAGGTGGGCGTCGGAGCCGGGCGGACGGCGTCGCGCGCCGACGCGGCGGGCGGCGGGCTGGCGCTCGAGGTGGGCGCGACGAGGCGGCACGCCTTCGCGATACGCGTCGACGGCCGGTACGAGCGGTTCGCGTTCGCCGACACGGGCGGGATCGCGGTCCCCGCCCCCGCGCGCCGCGTGACGACAGGGGCCGCGCTTTCGGACGAGTGGACGCCCGCGCCGTGGTTCCTCCTCGTCCCGGCGCTGCGCCTCGAGCACAGGGCGAGCTCCTTCGGCGGGGGCGATATCCCGGGCCACGCCGACACCATGCCGGCCGCGCGATCCAGCGACGTCACGGTGCAGCCGAGCCTCGGCGCCCGCGCCGACGTCGGGCGGGGGTTCGCGGTGCGGCTGAACGTCGGGCGGTACGTCCGGGCGCCGGATCTCGGCGAGCTGTACGCTGACCGGGGCATGACGGTCGGCAACCCCGAGCTGCGCCCTGAGGTCGCGTGGAGCGCCGACGCGGGGGTCTCGTGGCAGACCGAGAACGCCGGCGTGCTCGATGTCGGCCGGCTCGAGATCGCGGGGTTCGCGTCCGCGGTCCGCGATCTCGTCGTCTGGGTGCAGAACTCGCAGAGCACGGTGCGGGCCGAGAACGTCGGGAGCGCGGAGATCGCCGGGATGGAGGCGTCCGGGCGCGTGCTGCTCGGGGATTTCGTGTCGATCGAGGCCAACTATACGTGGCTCCACGCGATCAACAGGACCGACGCGCCGTACCTCGACGGGCGGCGCCTGCCCGGCCGACCCGTCCACGAGCTGTGGGCGAGGGTCGAGCTCTCGGACAGCTTCGGCGCGTTCGCCGCGCGGATCTCGGCGGACGTGGCGTACTCGGGGCTCACGTACCTCGATCAGGCGAACCTGAAGGACGCCGGCCTCGGCACCGCGCTCATGGGCCTCGCGATCGGCGTCACGCGCATCCCCGAGCGCCTCGAGCTGACCCTCGAAGCGCGAAACCTGCTCGACACGATCTCCGTCGAGGATCGGCGCGGCCGCCAGCGGCCGATCTCCGACTTCGAGGGGTACCCGCTGCCCGGTCGCACGCTCATCGCGACCTTACGATGGAGGAACTGA
- a CDS encoding LIC_13355 family lipoprotein — MRALFIAFVAAAALAGCGGDTNGTDAAAELADTVVEAPGATGEGLKDADHTIDGVHGAGATAGNSDDVFSLGYGAGVDDRVILAWSGRRVTNGAGADFAVFENAFQIGGGPEAFMDPAIVYVSRDGETWVAFPNDYRGADETVYSALQGDWLGFAGVSPVLLNDETNPVDPFDAAAAGGDHFDLDALPDDAGEAAAIKAEGFLYLMIVAAPAEENPDTGAPYVRDAISDGADIDGVYGRYLVED; from the coding sequence GTGCGCGCTCTCTTCATCGCGTTCGTCGCGGCGGCCGCCCTCGCCGGGTGCGGCGGGGACACGAACGGCACGGACGCGGCGGCCGAGCTCGCGGACACCGTCGTCGAGGCGCCGGGCGCTACGGGCGAAGGGCTGAAGGACGCGGATCACACGATCGACGGCGTGCACGGCGCGGGCGCGACCGCCGGCAACTCGGACGACGTCTTCTCCCTCGGCTACGGGGCGGGCGTGGATGACCGCGTCATCCTCGCGTGGAGCGGGCGCCGCGTGACGAACGGCGCGGGCGCGGACTTCGCGGTGTTCGAGAACGCGTTCCAGATAGGCGGCGGGCCAGAGGCGTTCATGGATCCCGCGATCGTCTACGTGTCGCGCGACGGCGAGACGTGGGTGGCGTTCCCGAACGACTACCGCGGCGCGGACGAGACGGTGTACTCCGCGCTACAGGGGGATTGGCTGGGGTTCGCGGGCGTCTCGCCGGTGCTACTGAACGACGAGACCAACCCGGTCGATCCGTTCGACGCCGCCGCGGCGGGCGGCGATCACTTCGATCTCGACGCGCTGCCCGACGACGCGGGCGAGGCTGCGGCGATCAAGGCCGAGGGGTTCCTCTACCTCATGATCGTCGCCGCACCGGCCGAGGAGAACCCGGACACGGGCGCGCCGTACGTCCGGGACGCGATAAGCGACGGCGCGGACATCGACGGAGTGTACGGGCGGTACCTCGTCGAAGACTAA